The proteins below are encoded in one region of Scomber japonicus isolate fScoJap1 chromosome 24, fScoJap1.pri, whole genome shotgun sequence:
- the LOC128354585 gene encoding adhesion G-protein coupled receptor G7-like, whose protein sequence is MGGNQWGMSASVLMTGLERRNFCKNVTLGGFNFRQTPIGWFAYSEEKCEEGTSSAGKPKASTRCSIQNGEATFSRPENFTCGLTLSDLKQNLSSPADFERLAACAQILTSKPEELTSENVTAAAHIANTLLLSPNATESVRVAAVATVSQLLNASVSSNTEENNTTLGLTRTLDELSLNLSSTTNSSQSEVVQPNLVVQSARLPAENTQGVQFTSLRGLSGSFAADRIKLNTNTSSVVMENGFIADALILVRFPPEDVNSRQMPTNVSLGFVLYQNDHFFRSRDYRKRRNSIRVLSASVRGQERSVVPQHIEMQFRPTGLNISLLHDFACVFWNYTLEDWSTAGCFKQNTSGGALRCVCNHTTNFAALWFEGTPKMAMSGQGVIATPRTSDMILKKLFQNPVNLEHDQKSVREEHEYAEQLNTFSIVGLSLSIFGLVVTIIHHGREINAQNRNSKMALLFICISLLAFIITFLSGVQNPNRKDNTEHEPDIQNNEVPESDEYVAPDRGSCTVVTALLHFFLLATFMWNAIYGTQVMLLVRTMRRNLPPHWTSGSIAAGWGIPAVVMAITLGATYRVDNPLGYRQEEFCWLAALNEDDQFDFGKPMFWGFLLPVGLILIYNVVLLVLVSLTTCRTDPRLNSSNALSMRKKFLTSLSLAVLMGLSWTLGYLVLTTRGNENLFFSIFFCICTTTQGFLIFILFTARTRTFRDYMSKSAEFVSSVNIQSHNRRYVLWKDWDKSTSSETYRDRNTSSKTF, encoded by the exons ATGGGGGGAAACCAGTGGGGGATGTCTGCATCTGTCCTGATGACTGGACTGGAGAGAC GAAATTTCTGCAAAAATGTGACGTTGGGTGGATTTAATTTCCGCCAAACACCCATCGGCTGGTTTGCATATTCTGAGGAAAAATGTGAGGAGGGAACGAGCAGTG CTGGCAAACCAAAGGCCTCCACCAGATGCTCCATCCAGAACGGAGAAGCGACTTTCAGCCGTCCAGAGAACTTCACCTGCGGCCTGACGCTCAGTGACCTAAAACAAAAT CTGAGCAGCCCGGCTGATTTCGAGAGGCTGGCAGCCTGCGCTCAAATCCTGACGTCTAAACCTGAAGAGCTGACGTCTGAAAatgtgacagcagcagctcacatCGCCAACACGCTGCTTCTGTCTCCCAACGCCACAGAG AGCGTCAGGGTGGCAGCAGTAGCCACAGTCAGCCAGCTGCTGAACGCCAGCGTGTCGAGCAACACCGAGGAAAACAACACTACTCTGGG TCTGACGAGGACTCTGGATGAGCTCTCTCTGAACCTCAGCTCCACCACCAACTCCTCTCAGTCTGAGGTGGTTCAGCCCAACCTGGTGGTCCAGTCGGCTCGGTTACCTGCGGAGAACACTCAGGGAGTCCAGTTCACGTCGCTCAGAG GACTATCTGGAAGTTTCGCTGCCGACCGAATTAAACTGAACACCAACACGTCATCAGTTGTGATGGAGAACGGCTTCATCGCCGACGCCCTGATACTCGTACGATTTCCACCAG AAGATGTCAATAGTCGCCAGATGCCGACAAACGTCTCGCTCGGCTTCGTCCTCTACCAGAACGACCATTTCTTCCGGTCGAGGGACTACAGGAAGCGACGGAACTCCATCAGGGTCCTGTCGGCCAGTGTCAGAGGTCAGGAGCGCAGCGTGGTACCACAACACATCGAGATGCAGTTCAGACCAACA gGGTTAAACATCTCGTTGCTGCACGACTTCGCCTGCGTGTTTTGGAACTACACTCTGGAGGACTGGAGCACCGCCGGCTGCTTCAAACAAAACACTTCAGGCGGCGCCCTGCGATGCGTCTGCAACCACACCACCAACTTCGCTGCTCTCTGG TTTGAGGGAACACCAAAAATGGCAATGAGTGGACAGGGGGTGATAGCTACACCTAGAACCTCTGACATGATCTTGAAAAAGCTCTTCCAGAACCCTGTCAACCTTGAGCATGACCAGAAA tcTGTTAGAGAGGAACACGAGTATGCAGAGCAGCTCAATACGTTTTCCATCGTTGGACTCTCCTTATCTATTTTCGGTTTGGTGGTTACGATCATTCATCACGGTAGAGAGAT AAACGCTCAGAACAGGAACTCAAAGATGGCTCTGCTCTTCATCTGTATCAGCCTGCTGGCCTTCATCATCACCTTCCTCTCTGGAGTCCAAAACCCCAACCGAAAGGACAACACCGAGCACGAACCCGACATCCAAAATAATGAAGTCCCCGAGTCTGATGAATACGTGGCACCAGATCGCGGCTCGTGCACGGTGGTGACGGctctcctccatttcttcctgcTCGCCACCTTCATGTGGAACGCCATTTACGGCACGCAGGTGATGCTGCTGGTCCGGACGATGCGCCGCAACCTGCCGCCACACTGGACCTCAGGCAGCATCGCTGCTGGATGGG gAATCCCAGCCGTTGTCATGGCGATCACACTAGGAGCGACCTACAGGGTCGACAATCCTCTGGGATACAGACAGGAGGAATT TTGCTGGCTTGCAGCTCTGAACGAGGACGACCAGTTTGACTTTGGGAAGCCGATGTTTTGGGGGTTTCTGCTTCCGGTTGGTCTGATCCTGATCTACAACGTGGTCCTGCTGGTGCTCGTCTCTCTGACCACATGCAGGACAGACCCCAGACTAAACAG CTCCAACGCTTTATCTATGAGGAAGAAGTTCCTCACCAGTTTGTCCCTGGCGGTGTTAATGGGTCTGTCCTGGACTCTGGGGTACCTGGTCCTCACCACAAGAGGAAACGAAAATCTGTTCTTCAGCATTTTCTTCTGCATCTGCACGACCACACAG gggTTTCTGATTTTCATCCTGTTCACAGCCAGAACGAGGACTTTCAGAGACTACATGTCAAAATCTGCTGAGTTCGTCTCGTCTGTCAACATACAGTCCCACAACAGGAGGTACGTTCTGTGGAAGGACTGGGACAAGTCCACCAGCTCCGAGACCTACAGAGACCGTAACACCTCCAGCAAAACCTTTTAG
- the LOC128354584 gene encoding adhesion G-protein coupled receptor G7-like — protein sequence MFRASIVKVADWRSGRKVVEPAGGHKRPGPTSPTGHTTTIATTTTIATTTPSTTTALDCKNGGIDVEGVCICPDDWTGETCTEGNFCNSQTLGGFNFPQTPIGWFAYSEEKCDGETSSAGKPKASTRCSIQNGEATFSRPEIFTCGLTLNDLKQNLSSPADFERLAASAQILTSNPEELTSEDVTAAAQIANTLLLSPNATESVRVAAVATVSQLLNASVSSNTEENNTTLGLTRTLDELSQNLSSTTNSSQSEVVQPNLVVQSARLPAENTQGVQFTSLRGLSGSFVANRIKLNTNTSSVVMENGVIADALILVRFPPEDVSSRQMPTNVSLGFVLYQNDHFFRSRVYRKRRTSIRVLSASVRGQERSVVPQHIEMQFRPTGLNITLLHDFACVFWNYTLEDWSTAGCFKQNTSGGALRCVCNHTTNFAALWSVREEHEYAEHLSTLSIVGLSLSIFGLVVTIIHHGREINNDRKNSKMALLCICISLLAFIITFLSGVQNPNRNDNTEQEPDIQNNEIPESDKYVAPDRGSCTVVTALLHFFLLATFMWNAIYGTQVMLLVRTIRPDLPSHWTSGSVAAGWGIPAVVMAITLGATYRVDNPLGYRQEEFCWLAALNEDDQFDFGKPMFWGFLLPFCLILIYNVVLLIQPYIFEEDVPRQFVPGGVTGSVLDSGGFLIFLLFTARTRTFRDRMSKSAKFVSSVNIQLHNTKYGLWKHRGKSTNSETYRDRHTASETL from the exons atgttccgtgcctccattgttaaggtgGCCGACTGGAGAAGTGGTCGCAAGGTGGTCGAACCCGCTGGGGGACACAAGCG TCCTGGACCTACTAGTCCTACTGGACATACAACAACtattgctactactactactattgctACTACTACTCCCTCAACTACTACTGCTCTGGATTGTAAAAATGGGGGGATAGACGTGGAGGGTGTCTGCATCTGTCCTGATGACTGGACTGGAGAGACGTGCACAGAAG GAAATTTCTGCAACAGTCAGACGTTGGGTGGATTTAATTTCCCGCAAACACCCATCGGCTGGTTTGCATATTCTGAGGAAAAATGTGATGGTGAAACGAGCAGTG CTGGCAAACCAAAGGCCTCCACCAGATGCTCCATCCAGAACGGAGAAGCGACTTTCAGCCGTCCAGAGATCTTCACCTGCGGCCTAACGCTCAATGACCTAAAACAAAAT CTGAGCAGCCCGGCTGATTTCGAGAGGCTGGCAGCCAGCGCTCAAATCCTGACGTCTAACCCTGAAGAGCTGACGTCTGAagatgtgacagcagcagctcagatcGCCAACACGCTGCTTCTGTCTCCCAACGCCACTGAG AGCGTCAGGGTGGCAGCAGTAGCCACAGTCAGCCAGCTGCTGAACGCCAGCGTGTCGAGCAACACCGAGGAAAACAACACTACTCTGGG TCTGACGAGGACTCTGGATGAGCTCTCTCAGAACCTCAGCTCCACCACCAACTCCTCTCAGTCTGAGGTGGTTCAGCCCAACCTGGTGGTCCAGTCGGCTCGGTTACCTGCGGAGAACACTCAGGGAGTCCAGTTCACGTCGCTCAGAG GACTATCTGGAAGTTTCGTTGCCAACCGAATTAAACTGAACACCAACACGTCATCAGTTGTGATGGAGAACGGCGTCATCGCCGACGCCCTGATACTCGTACGATTTCCACCAG AAGATGTCAGTAGTCGCCAGATGCCGACAAACGTCTCGCTCGGCTTCGTCCTCTACCAGAACGACCATTTCTTCCGGTCGAGGGTCTACAGGAAGCGACGGACCTCCATCAGGGTCCTGTCGGCCAGTGTCAGAGGTCAGGAGCGCAGCGTGGTACCACAACACATCGAGATGCAGTTCAGACCAACA gGGTTGAACATCACGTTGCTGCACGACTTCGCCTGCGTGTTTTGGAACTACACTCTGGAGGACTGGAGCACCGCCGGCTGCTTCAAACAAAACACTTCAGGCGGCGCCCTGCGATGCGTCTGCAACCACACCACCAACTTCGCTGCTCTCTGG tcTGTTAGAGAGGAACACGAGTATGCAGAGCACCTCAGTACGCTTTCCATCGTTGGACTCTCCTTATCTATTTTCGGTTTGGTGGTTACGATCATTCATCACGGTAGAGAGAT AAACAATGACCGCAAGAACTCAAAGATGGCTCTGCTCTGCATCTGTATCAGCCTGCTGGCCTTCATCATCACCTTCCTCTCTGGAGTCCAAAACCCCAACCGAAACGACAACACCGAGCAGGAACCCGACATCCAAAATAATGAAATCCCCGAGTCTGACAAATACGTGGCACCAGATCGCGGCTCGTGCACAGTGGTGACGGctctcctccatttcttcctgcTCGCCACCTTCATGTGGAACGCCATTTACGGCACGCAGGTGATGCTGCTGGTCCGGACGATACGCCCTGACCTGCCGTCACACTGGACCTCAGGCAGCGTCGCTGCTGGATGGG gAATCCCAGCCGTTGTCATGGCGATCACACTAGGAGCAACCTACAGGGTCGACAATCCTCTGGGATACAGACAGGAGGAATT TTGCTGGCTTGCAGCTCTGAACGAGGACGACCAGTTTGACTTTGGGAAGCCGATGTTTTGGGGGTTTCTGCTTCCGTTTTGTCTGATCCTGATCTACAACGTGGTCCTGCTG ATCCAACCCTATATCTTTGAGGAAGACGTTCCTCGCCAGTTTGTCCCTGGCGGTGTTACTGGGTCTGTCCTGGACTCTGGG gggTTTCTGATTTTCTTGCTGTTCACAGCCAGAACGAGGACTTTCAGAGACCGCATGTCAAAATCTGCTAAGTTCGTCTCGTCTGTCAACATACAGCTCCACAACACAAAGTACGGCCTGTGGAAGCACCGGGGCAAGTCCACCAACTCCGAGACCTACAGAGACCGTCACACCGCCAGCGAAACCCTTTAG